The genome window CGCTGGCCGGCGATTTCATTGTCAAACACAGCAGATGCTTCAGCCCTGGCCCCAATGGTTTCTCTGTATACAACCTGGGGTTTCCCGACATTTACGTTTGTTTTGAATTCACGCCGCATACGGCTTATTATAACATCAAGGTGAAGCTCGCCCATGCCGGATAAAATTATCTGACCGGTATCTTCGTCTTTTTTAATTTTCAATGTTGGATCTTCGGCAATAAATTTCTCAAGAACCTCGTCGAACTTTTCCTGATCAGCACGGGTCTTTGGCTCCACTGCAACGGAAATAACAGGCTTGTAGAACTCTATTTTCTCTAACAAAACCGGATAATCTCTGGAGCATAAGGTTTCGCCGGTAGAAGATTCCTTTAATCCGATAACTCCGACAATGCTCCCTGGCCCGGCGACATCGATCCTATCCCTCTTGTTTGCATGCATCCTTAATATACGGGTAAGTTTTTCATTGATTTTGCGGAAAGGGTTATACACTTCTTCTTTGGTATTTATCTTTCCGCTGTAAATCCTTACAAAGGAGAGTTTCCTTCCTTCTATCATGGACACCTTGAATATCAGGGCGGCAAGCGGCGTATTATCTGCGGGCAAGCAGAAAATAGCTTCCCCTGTTTCAGGATGGATGCCTTTAATCGGAGGAATATCCGCCGGACTCGGAAGAAACCGGACAACAGCGTCAAGTAGGAGCTGAATCCCTTTATTTTTCAGGGCGCTGCCGCATAAGACCGGAACCAGCTTCAGGTTAATAGTTGCCTTTCGTATGGCATCAAGGAGCATTTCCGTTGCAACAGGGGATTCAGATAAATATGCCTCCATAATTTCATCATCTACTTCGGCTACTGCTTCAACAAGTTTTTCACGATATTTTATGGCTGCATCAAGAAGGTCGCCGGATATATCTTCGGTTGAGAAGGTCGCTCCCAGCGTCTCATCATCCCAGGCTATCTGTTTCATGTTGATCAGGTCTATGACACCGGCAAAATTCTCTTCCAGGCCGACCGGCAGTTGCAAGACAAGAGGATTCGCGCCAAGCCTCTCTTTTATCATTTCAACTGTATTGAAAAAACTGGCGCCGACTCTGTCTAATTTATTAATAAAGGCGATCTTGGGAACATGGTATTTGTCGGCCTGGCGCCATACTGTTTCCGACTGGGGTTCGACACCTCCGACAGCACAAAAAACACCGACAGCGCCGTCAAGTACCCTCAACGAACGCTCCACCTCTATTGTAAAATCAACATGCCCGGGAGTATCTATGATTTGAACCTCACAACCTTTCCAGGCGCATGTTGTAACGGCAGATGTTATTGTAATACCCCGTTCCTGCTCATCCGGCATCCAGTCCATTACAGCCTCACCATCATGGACCTCGCCGAGCTTATGGGAACTGCCGGTATAGTAAAGCATACGCTCGGTAACAGTTGTCTTGCCTGCGTCAATATGCGCTATTATACCGATATTTCGTATGCTCTGAATTCTGTTTTTTTTGGGATTCTTTAGCATTATGCAACAAACCATCTGAAATCAAGCTTCGGGTGTGCTCAAATTTAAAACAGGACACGCAGTGAAGCATTAGCGCTAAACTGTTTGAAGGAATTAGAAATCGTTAAGAAAGAACCTGGTATAAAATGCCATTTTTGCCTAACTCTTTGGTTAAGCTACCACTATTTCTTTATAGTTATGGTAAGTTCTTTCTTTATGATTTCTTATTCGTGAGTTTTTCATGGTTTAAATTTGATTATACCTGAAGCGCATTTATTTTAAAAAAGCTAAATGTTATTTTTTTCATCTTATTAAAAGCATGTCGGCCTTAAAGGGCAAACGCAAATCAATATGACCGGCCAGAGTCAGTGATTCGCCTCCCCCTATAAGTATTCTTACGGCATTAATTTCAGACATATTTAATATCAACGAATTTACCATTGAATATATTGTTAAAAGTTCCGATTTAACTCCGCCTGGATGCTCCTCTGTAATCTCTCCGGTCAGATCCACATAGGCTGTCCCGTCTTGTGTAATGTAAAATGCCCTCAGGTTGATTCCTGCGGGGATTGTTTGCATAAGCCCTTCCTGTGGGCCTTGTATCAGTTCTTTAATTATTATTCTGCCCAGCTCTGCCGGTTCATCATAATGCAAAACAGCTCTGTCTTCAGCTACTAAAAACCTGTTTTCCCTGTCCGCAAAATAAAGGTGAACAACCGGTTGATCAGAACCATATGATTTTTCAGGCATAGCCCAGACAAACATGCACAAAGTAATAGACAAAGCGACATTTAATATGTGGAGTTTTCTGCTCATAATAAAATAACTTATAAGAGTTCAGGGTTCAGAAGTTGCTGTTTTCCCAGATTGAAGAGCAAAGCGACATCATTATTCAAAATTCGATGTTGGACGTTCGATGTTCGACGTTCATCCCTTTAACGGTTCACGGTTAAAGAAGAGTTCGTTTTTATGCCAATTAATCTGCTATGTCAAGAAAAGTCAATTCTCGCGCTGGAGGCCAAGCCGTAATATCTTCAAAACCTTCAATCCTCATCGCTCTCTAACCTTGAACCCTTGAACTTCTGAACCAGTTAACGGTTAAAGCGTTTTCTTCCATACCAGTCTATCTGCCTGCATATTCCACGTATAATGCTTACCTCTCTTGCCCTTAACCGCATCCGGTTTAAAAAATGACGCAGCTTGTCCAACCAATAATCGGGATTTTCAGGGTTGATATAGTTTATTCTGACAAGAACATCTTTAAGCTGATCATACATTCCTTCAAGCTCATGCACGGTTGCGAGCCTGGGGGTAAATTGCGCATTATCCTGAAGATCTGCAATAAAGATTTCATAGCACATTATCATTACACTTTGAGCCAGATTAATGGACGAAAATTCGGCTGTCGGAATACTGACAAGTGCATGGCAGTATCTGATATCCTCATTTTTCAGCCCTTTGTCCTCAGGGCCGAATAGAATAGCGACTCTGTTTTCATGGGAAATAGCTACAAGATTTTCCGCAAGCCTTGAAGGTGTGGTTACGGCCTGACGCTGCCCTCCCAAGCGAGCGGTAGTTCCGACAACATAACTGTAACAAGAAAGAGCCTCTTCAAGATTTTTATGAATTTCAATTTGTGCAACAACATCTGATGCAACATGGGTCGCTAATTTAAGCACCCTGTCTACATCATAGTTTTGGGGATTGACAACGACAAGACGTCCAATCCCCATATTTCGAACCGCACGAGCTGCTGCTCCGATATTTTCAGAATATCTGGGCTGATTAAGAATAACGGCAATATTATCAAGATTAATTTTGCGCGGCATTTAACAAATTATTTCAAAGCTGTTAAAAAAATATCCGATTTCAAAGTCAGCCGATCCCGGCGAATCTGAACCGTGAACAACGTTTTCCTCGATGTTTGTAGCGAAATCTCTCCGGATAGTTCCTTCTGCAGCCTCCTTACAATTAGTAGCTCCCATTAATTCACGGTACTTTGCAATTGCATTTTCACCCTCTAAAATCAATACAACAACAGGGCCTGATGACATAAAGTCCGTAAGGCTGTCAAAGAACGGCCGTTCTTTATGGACCGCATAAAAGCCTTGCGCCTGCGCCTTGGTCATATAAATCATCTTCATGGCAACGATTTTCAGCTTATTATCTTCAAATCGCTTAATCACTTCACCGATAATGCCGCGAGCTACTCCATCGGGTTTGATAATAGACAATGTTCTTTCCATGTGCTTTATTTATCCTTTCTTAAAATTTATAAATCCCTTAATTCCTTTTTCCCTGCCATGAATCCCTTTTTTCAAGAGTTTCCGTTATTAAAGCAAGTGTTTCCCTCTTTTTTAATGACCATGCCGGTGCAACAAGCTCTTCAGGATGAGGATCTCCGGTAAGACGCTGAATTACCATATTATGCGGAATAAGTTCCAGAAAATCACAAACCAGCTCGACATATTCCTGCTCTCCAAGACACCTGTATTTACCCCGCAGGTACAGATTTTCAAGATCTGTTCCCTTGACAACATAGAGAAGGTGGAGCTTTATTCCGTCTATCCCCATGGTTGCAATCTTTTTTGCTGTTTCAAGCATGTGGCCCCTTTCTTCATTGGGAAGGCCTAAAATTACATGTGTGCATATCTTTATACCCCTGTTTTCAGTTGCCTCTACCGCTTTTTTAAAGCATTGAAAATCATGCCCGCGATTTATAAAGGCAAGCGTGCTGTCGTGTACTGACTGCAGGCCGTATTCGATCCAGACATGGTAATGTTTTGCATAACCCTGAAGAAGATTCAAAATCGGTTCATCCACACAATCAGGCCTTGTCCCGATTGAAAGGCCGACTACGTCATCTATTGCCACAGCCTCTTCATAAAGGCTTTTCAGCCTGTCAAAAGGCGCATATGTATTTGAAAACGACTGAAAATAGGCTATGAATTTTTTTGCCTTGTATTTCGCAGAAAGCCTTTTTTTTCCATTTATTATCTGCTCGGTAACTGAAAGCCCTTTTGCATGAGCACCGGTTCCCGAACCACTGGGATTGCAATATATGCACCCTTTTCTTGAAATTGTACCATCCCTGTTCGGGCAGGAGAGCCCAGCGTCAATGGTTATTTTTTGCACCCTGCAACCAAAGATACTTCTGAGATAGTGGTTAAAATCGTAATATCTCTCACTCATAACAATCAATTCACTGCTTGACCTGACCCATAAAGCGATTATATGATTATAAAATTATCGGGTGTTAGGTGTTAAGAAATTAAACATAAAATTGCTTTAACTTACCACCTAACACTTAACACTTAAAATTTAACACATTTTGTAAAAAGCAGTTTTTTTGACTTTTTACGAGATCATTATAATATATATTACTCAAAAAAAGGAAAGCGAAAAATCGTTATATGGCTTTTTACAGCACAAAATATGATGTTATCGTTGTAGGCGCAGGTCATGCCGGATGTGAGGCCGCTCTTGCGGCAGCAAGAATGGGATGCAGTGTTCTTATCATGGCTATCGATCTTGATAAGGTTGCCGCAATGCCGTGCAGCCCGTCAATAGGAGGCATGGCAAAGGGGCAGCTTGTAAAAGAGATAGATGCCCTTGGCGGAGAAATGGCAAAAACAGCAGACAAAACCGCGATACAGTATAGAACGCTGAATACAAAAAAAGGGCCGGCAGTGCATTCGACCAGGACACAGAATGATAAAATGCGCTATCATATGACCATGAAGGCTGTAATTGAAAGGCAGCCCGGTCTGGAACTCAAGCAGGCAATGGTTGAAAAGCTTGTTGTGGAGAATGGCAAAATCGCCGGTGTTGAGGATAATACAGG of Anaerolineae bacterium contains these proteins:
- the fusA gene encoding elongation factor G, translating into MLKNPKKNRIQSIRNIGIIAHIDAGKTTVTERMLYYTGSSHKLGEVHDGEAVMDWMPDEQERGITITSAVTTCAWKGCEVQIIDTPGHVDFTIEVERSLRVLDGAVGVFCAVGGVEPQSETVWRQADKYHVPKIAFINKLDRVGASFFNTVEMIKERLGANPLVLQLPVGLEENFAGVIDLINMKQIAWDDETLGATFSTEDISGDLLDAAIKYREKLVEAVAEVDDEIMEAYLSESPVATEMLLDAIRKATINLKLVPVLCGSALKNKGIQLLLDAVVRFLPSPADIPPIKGIHPETGEAIFCLPADNTPLAALIFKVSMIEGRKLSFVRIYSGKINTKEEVYNPFRKINEKLTRILRMHANKRDRIDVAGPGSIVGVIGLKESSTGETLCSRDYPVLLEKIEFYKPVISVAVEPKTRADQEKFDEVLEKFIAEDPTLKIKKDEDTGQIILSGMGELHLDVIISRMRREFKTNVNVGKPQVVYRETIGARAEASAVFDNEIAGQRHFGEVIIKLSPLRRGTGNRFVSEVAPDTIPAHFIPAIKKGVMESFESGALMGYPVVDVEAVLTGGLYKESVGTELAYTVSASMACKNALAKAMPFLLDPIMSVEVFVPESCMGDVIGNLNSRNGKIESIEQKIGMHAIKATVPLAKMFGYSTALRSATQGRGTFTMRFSHFDKS
- a CDS encoding GerMN domain-containing protein, with product MSRKLHILNVALSITLCMFVWAMPEKSYGSDQPVVHLYFADRENRFLVAEDRAVLHYDEPAELGRIIIKELIQGPQEGLMQTIPAGINLRAFYITQDGTAYVDLTGEITEEHPGGVKSELLTIYSMVNSLILNMSEINAVRILIGGGESLTLAGHIDLRLPFKADMLLIR
- a CDS encoding RNA methyltransferase encodes the protein MPRKINLDNIAVILNQPRYSENIGAAARAVRNMGIGRLVVVNPQNYDVDRVLKLATHVASDVVAQIEIHKNLEEALSCYSYVVGTTARLGGQRQAVTTPSRLAENLVAISHENRVAILFGPEDKGLKNEDIRYCHALVSIPTAEFSSINLAQSVMIMCYEIFIADLQDNAQFTPRLATVHELEGMYDQLKDVLVRINYINPENPDYWLDKLRHFLNRMRLRAREVSIIRGICRQIDWYGRKRFNR
- the ndk gene encoding nucleoside-diphosphate kinase, whose translation is MERTLSIIKPDGVARGIIGEVIKRFEDNKLKIVAMKMIYMTKAQAQGFYAVHKERPFFDSLTDFMSSGPVVVLILEGENAIAKYRELMGATNCKEAAEGTIRRDFATNIEENVVHGSDSPGSADFEIGYFFNSFEIIC
- a CDS encoding TIGR01212 family radical SAM protein (This family includes YhcC from E. coli K-12, an uncharacterized radical SAM protein.), producing the protein MSERYYDFNHYLRSIFGCRVQKITIDAGLSCPNRDGTISRKGCIYCNPSGSGTGAHAKGLSVTEQIINGKKRLSAKYKAKKFIAYFQSFSNTYAPFDRLKSLYEEAVAIDDVVGLSIGTRPDCVDEPILNLLQGYAKHYHVWIEYGLQSVHDSTLAFINRGHDFQCFKKAVEATENRGIKICTHVILGLPNEERGHMLETAKKIATMGIDGIKLHLLYVVKGTDLENLYLRGKYRCLGEQEYVELVCDFLELIPHNMVIQRLTGDPHPEELVAPAWSLKKRETLALITETLEKRDSWQGKRN